The Podospora pseudopauciseta strain CBS 411.78 chromosome 2 map unlocalized CBS411.78m_2, whole genome shotgun sequence genome has a window encoding:
- a CDS encoding uncharacterized protein (EggNog:ENOG503PHIW): MPPNNNPHPGSGSASQSLPPSSLNPLTSATGIVVMVLITTISLGLVIALLLLYLRKRKRSAQRRLAARLSGMPEIRAGDSTETERSHITTHAHQEGSRLQKWGSKEAFEVVEISAPSLASMANDGGGQKRARSLPVLWGGRRGRGMLRRLTEEEEERGLRKEREGGNKLSRSQSCAWPSEMKRLGEGDERKAEGGLVNETTAAAGVELPKRSFFRGGSLKERRERGSWPVRELTGGLSRVHHTVHGYPSGGVSAWGRQQEEKEREIGLGSDKIRGYGCLRLGPGFADGAGRVLPEPPRAVVTGGQGGILRSHTVGAMVGSCGQQQQQQQQQQQPQVQPSVVPPPPPHRSLPQTPPRAVARRRSRAHSTDSTLSEILKSTEKRLRAGSATGGVGRGRHMRMGSLNARTVSMAGTSQECLLPKKGMGHKRQDSEVSAVSESDSLAGEESPTENPAGLTSPSRSGLVRKPAQEQPQQAERQVEMVIQSPRSSISSSLSTVFSEDEMPDEVKKAIMPLDGFVVGPQPAASVQAPAMNDPFITAPVPLPLSINRYSPSTTSVGLRQQPKTQGLFRESLERSTIQRRMTLASPTQDLILAPGPSVAPGSTLIQQQDDNIPRIPAGPLFLRLTKTSTLSTIPILPPPAAPGPVFSQHQQRRKTLSPTKTVSFADDLPRIHNVPRHSPTRPSKKPGIKMSPSQHQLQLSLSRNGNRDSACSTFSVDNAPASVLKRSAEVNNASFFANSLLFPDPLNLKSAATSPPPTTAAGSEGEGESEDEDDIPLADTVASLRRMNSQMSTSSVTSLHNENPKRFSGTLQNFQKRKSIGARNYLSLGGNVDTARRRKRSQSVANGGGGGGSHDRSNSQPALPQHRRRGSRGNGGGAMNASLSQTSLGSPRVSREVIPLAYPVEKRQEGWEWSGGVGAGNVSPPHKRRKPGSVHERRQSLLRMSVLETVTDSSPGVVGGGGGNKENDGEGGPFKLPVREEFTFHSGYAGLGGGVSLGQFGTPSRGGRGTGTGRNSVESLGLYDRQGFLITSPVRGGAGGGGNNNGGSPLRGLMVQQDRLQSSPSRLRV, translated from the exons atgccaccaaacaacaacccccaccccggCTCCGGCTCAGCCTCCCAATCCctacccccttcctcccttAACCCCCTAACCTCGGCCACAGGAATAGTAGTCATGGTCCTCAtaaccaccatctccctcggcctcgtaatcgccctcctcctcctctaccTCCGCAAGCGCAAACGCTCCGCCCAGCGCAGACTCGCCGCCCGCCTAAGCGGCATGCCTGAGATCCGCGCTGGTGACTCCACAGAAACTGAACGGtcacacatcaccacccatgCCCATCAAGAGGGTAGCAGACTCCAAAAATGGGGAAGCAAGGAAGCGttcgaggttgttgagattAGTGCGCCGAGTCTAGCGAGTATGGCTAATGACGGGGGGGGGCAGAAAAGGGCTAGGTCGCTTCCTGTTTtgtggggggggaggagagggagggggatgttgaggcggttgacggaggaggag gaggagagggggttgagaaaggagagagagggggggaacAAACTTTCGAGGAGCCAGTCGTGTGCTTGGCCTAGTgagatgaagaggttgggcgagggtgacgagaggaaggcggagggggggttggtgaacgAAACGACTGCTGCCGCGGGGGTTGAGCTGCCTAAACGGAGTTTCTTCCGGGGCGGGTCGTTGAAGgaaagaagggagagggggtcctggccggtgagggagttgacCGGGGGGTTGTCGAGGGTTCATCACACCGTTCATGGGTATCCTTCCGGCGGTGTGTCTGCGTGGGGAcggcagcaggaggagaaggagagggagattggGCTTGGGAGTGATAAGATCAGGGGGTATGGGTGTTTGAGGTTGGGGCCTGGGTTTGCTgatggggcggggagggtgttgcctGAGCCGCCTAGGGCTGTTGTCACGGGGGGACAGGGGGGAATTTTGAGGAGTCATACTGTTGGGGCTATGGTTGGGAGTTgtggacagcagcagcagcagcagcagcagcaacaacaacctcaagtGCAGCCGAGCGTtgttccccctcctccgccgcatcGGTCGCTGCCTCAGACACCGCCGAGGGCTGTCGCGAGGAGGCGATCGAGGGCGCATAGTACCGATTCGACATTGTCGGAGATTTTAAAGTCGACGGAGAAGAGGCTGAGGGCCGGGAGTGCgactggtggtgttggtcgAGGAAGGCATATGAGGATGGGGTCCTTGAATGCTCGAACCGTGTCGATGGCGGGCACGAGTCAAGAGTGCTTGCTGCCGAAGAAGGGGATGGGCCACAAACGACAGGACTCTGAGGTGTCGGCCGTGTCTGAGTCTGATAGCTTGGCTGGTGAGGAGAGCCCGACTGAGAACCCGGCTGGACTGACGTCGCCCAGTCGCAGTGGGCTGGTTCGAAAGCCAGCGCAGGAACAGCCCCAACAGGCAGAAAGGCaggtggagatggtgatcCAATCGCCGAGAagctccatctcctcctcgctgtcGACAGTCTTCAGTGAGGACGAGATGCCAGACGAGGTCAAAAAGGCAATCATGCCGTTGGATGGCTTTGTCGTTGGACCCCAGCCCGCCGCCAGTGTCCAAGCGCCTGCCATGAACGACCCTTTCATCACGGCGCCAGTTCCTCTGCCGCTGTCCATCAACAGATATtcccccagcaccacctcgGTTGGATTGAGACAACAGCCCAAAACCCAAGGTCTGTTCCGAGAAAGCCTCGAGCGGTCCACCATACAGCGCCGAATGACACTCGCAAGCCCAACCCAAGATCTCATCCTCGCCCCGGGACCCAGTGTAGCCCCTGGCTCAACACTCATTCAACAACAAGATGATAACATCCCACGAATCCCAGCCggccctctcttcctccgccTCACAAAAACCAGCACCCTCAGCAcaatccccatcctcccaccccccgccGCCCCCGGCCCGGTCTTcagccaacaccaacaacgccgcaagaccctctcccccaccaaaaccgTCTCCTTCGCCGACGACCTCCCCCGAATCCACAACGTCCCCCGCCACTCCCCCACCCGCCCATCCAAAAAGCCCGGCATCAAAATGTCTccctcccaacaccaactccaactctccctctcccgcaACGGCAACAGAGACTCGGCTTGCTCAACCTTTTCGGTGGACAACGCCCCGGCGAGCGTGCTCAAAAGATCGGCAGAGGTGAACAACGCCAGCTTTTTTGCCAACTCACTCTTGTTTCCTGACCCGCTCAACCTCAAGTCAGCAGCGacttccccaccaccaaccacagcCGCCGGctctgagggggagggggagtcaGAAGATGAGGACGACATCCCCCTGGCGGACACTGTCGCCtcgctgaggaggatgaacTCGCAGATGTCGACTTCGAGTGTGACCTCGCTGCATAATGAGAACCCGAAGCGGTTTTCGGGGACTTTGCAGAATTTTCAAAAGAGGAAGTCGATTGGGGCGAGGAATTATCTTTCGCTTGGGGGGAATGTTGACACTGCGaggcggaggaagaggagtcAGTCGGTTGCCAatgggggcgggggcggtggttCGCATGATAGATCTAACTCCCAGCCTGCCTTGCCGCAGCATAGGAGACGGGGGAGTCGAGGGAACGGAGGTGGGGCGATGAACGCCTCACTCAGTCAGACCAGTTTGGGGAGTCCGAGGGTGAGTAGGGAGGTTATTCCGCTGGCGTATCCGGTCGAGAAGCGgcaggaggggtgggagtggaGTGGGGGTGTAGGGGCGGGGAATGTGTCGCCGCCGCAtaagaggaggaagccggGGAGTGTGCATGAGCGGAGGCAGAGTTTGTTGAGGATGAGTGTGTTGGAGACGGTGACGGATTCGTCgcctggggtggtgggtggtggtggtggtaacaAGGAGaatgatggagagggaggaccGTTCAAGTTgccggtgagggaggagtttaCTTTTCATAGTGGGTatgctgggttgggggggggtgtgAGTCTGGGGCAGTTTGGGACGCCGAgcagggggggaagggggacaGGGACAGGGAGGAATAGTGTAGAGAGTTTAGGGTTGTATGATAGGCAGGGATTTTTGATTACTTCGCCTGTgaggggtggtgctggtggtggtgggaataATAATGGCGGGTCGccgttgagggggttgatggtgcaGCAGGATCGGCTGCAGAGTAGTCCTTCGAGGTTGAGGGTTTGA